A region from the uncultured Draconibacterium sp. genome encodes:
- a CDS encoding two-component regulator propeller domain-containing protein: MRNYLLTILIILSFASSAQNYVFDKITTLEGLSQNDVNTIYQDKQGFLWIGTHDGLNRYDGYSFRAYHVNPLNEKGIHSNLVFDIAEDESGNLWLATSDEGICRFNVQTEVFTSFYNSEENPDIFLTNQIVKVLPTHHNTLWVASGLGITVMTFDGNNYNTRNITAANTPELEDDQVSDLATDVYGRIWAATRSGLYVISENDDNFNVTPVLNNIGGNIAKDIIIGDDEIIVSYLDGIYRVTMDMASVSDVQFQKISDLNVNCLLLSKRGDLFAGNDLGLYVFERNQQDQQKFNAPLHFIEGWETNSLSKNVVVSLFEDKSGIIWIGTNGGGLNKYNPKKKKFRHFNKTRIEGSLSYNKIRAIHEDRSKNIWVGTEGGGINFLSNKNSNNYTSGWKKLDVNTGSSQNRVYSFLELNDKGPVEIVAGVGYPQVIAKLKENYPVPDVLPADDFAEVKSSVFTSLKTNDGTIWLGTYGRGNGLIRISSTSDGKIVDDFKPNGQAGCLSSFNIRSLLQDCYGNLWVGTDRGLNLLLPDEQKKKNPNFIQFKKGDSPGKLSHNYILPIFQAGDSTIWVGTMGGGLNRVNYNNDPEKITFEAVTTADGLPNNVIKGILEDDYGFLWISSNKGLTRFDVEDRLFISYGINDGLQDYEFGELACCKLSSGEMLFGGVNGINAFFPKDIISDMSTPEVAFTDFQVLNQSVVPGDMLNGRVVLEKSINHTEEVRLKYAENSFAIHFSSLHFSAPAQNTYKYMLEGFDNDWIRKDASDRIAKYTNLRPGTYTFKVLASNNDGVWADDPKILKVRVTPPWYLSIAAWVVYVILFLTSMWFFQKYSLIRIKQRNELLMEHFEKEKIQELSQMKLRFFTNISHEFRTPLTLIIGPLEKLIKQGKELPEKKIAESYAIMHRNASILLRLINQLIDFRKFEQGKMILRASNTNVVAFLKDVFLSFSELAEKKNINYEFATQREKIDLWFDDDKLERIMYNLLSNAFKFTAQGGKIQLLIDEDDKYVVIKVADNGAGIPKEMQKHIFERFYQADRIKNRKVGSTGIGLSFIKGLIEMHKGEITFESEVDKGTTFTVKLPKGNAHLETEQMRAVSRDQDTAKKDFSFLEPVQITEAEDTEEKTKKNKVLVVEDNFELRSFIKDSLKDKFEVHCAENGKEGLEKVHEINPDVVVSDIMMPAMNGFELCETIKTDENISHIPVVLLTAKSNAENRVKGYNLGADGYISKPFNIEVLEARIQNLIESREKLRKKLRGTISVEPSEVTTTSMDEKFLKRILKIIEENIPNSDFTVEQLASDYGMSQIVLNKKLKALTGLTAKAFIRNIRMKRAAQLFKTGNYSVTDVTYEVGFSDLKYFRNCFKDEFGMSPSEYIKAHKPEAE; the protein is encoded by the coding sequence TTGAGGAACTACTTACTAACTATACTAATTATTTTAAGCTTTGCATCAAGCGCTCAGAATTATGTTTTCGATAAGATTACCACGCTTGAAGGGCTTTCGCAAAACGATGTAAATACCATCTACCAGGACAAACAGGGATTTTTATGGATTGGTACGCACGATGGTTTAAACCGTTATGATGGCTATTCGTTTCGGGCCTATCATGTTAATCCGTTAAACGAAAAAGGAATTCACAGTAACCTGGTTTTTGATATTGCTGAAGATGAGTCAGGGAATTTATGGCTGGCCACATCCGATGAAGGGATTTGCCGTTTTAATGTGCAAACCGAAGTTTTTACCTCCTTTTATAATTCTGAAGAAAATCCTGATATTTTTCTTACCAACCAAATCGTGAAAGTTTTGCCAACGCACCATAACACCCTATGGGTTGCTTCGGGGCTGGGTATAACTGTAATGACTTTTGACGGTAATAATTACAATACCCGAAATATTACCGCTGCCAATACTCCTGAACTGGAAGATGACCAGGTAAGTGACCTGGCAACAGATGTTTACGGAAGAATTTGGGCAGCTACACGAAGTGGATTGTATGTGATTTCGGAAAATGACGATAATTTTAATGTTACCCCGGTGCTAAATAATATTGGTGGTAATATTGCAAAAGATATTATCATTGGCGATGATGAAATAATTGTATCTTATCTGGATGGGATTTACCGGGTCACTATGGATATGGCAAGCGTTTCTGATGTTCAGTTTCAAAAAATTAGCGATTTAAACGTCAATTGTTTATTGCTTAGTAAAAGGGGAGATTTATTTGCTGGTAATGATTTGGGACTGTATGTTTTTGAACGTAATCAGCAGGATCAGCAAAAGTTTAATGCCCCCCTGCATTTTATCGAAGGCTGGGAAACCAATAGCCTGAGTAAAAATGTGGTGGTTTCATTGTTCGAAGATAAATCGGGAATAATTTGGATTGGTACCAATGGTGGTGGACTGAATAAATATAATCCGAAGAAAAAGAAATTCAGGCATTTTAATAAAACGCGTATTGAAGGCAGCTTAAGCTACAATAAAATCAGAGCCATACACGAAGACCGATCGAAAAATATATGGGTAGGAACCGAAGGTGGTGGAATTAATTTTTTATCAAATAAAAACAGTAACAATTATACCTCGGGATGGAAAAAACTGGATGTAAATACCGGATCATCGCAAAACAGGGTGTACAGTTTTTTGGAACTGAACGATAAGGGGCCGGTTGAAATAGTAGCCGGTGTTGGTTATCCACAGGTTATTGCAAAACTCAAAGAAAACTACCCGGTTCCGGATGTTCTGCCTGCCGATGATTTTGCTGAAGTGAAAAGCTCGGTGTTTACTTCGTTAAAAACAAACGACGGAACAATTTGGTTGGGCACCTATGGAAGAGGAAATGGTCTGATTCGAATTAGTTCTACCTCAGATGGCAAAATAGTTGATGATTTTAAGCCCAACGGACAGGCTGGGTGTCTGTCTTCATTCAATATCAGAAGTTTACTGCAAGACTGTTATGGTAACTTGTGGGTGGGAACCGATAGAGGACTAAACCTGCTCTTACCTGATGAGCAGAAAAAGAAAAATCCGAATTTTATACAATTTAAAAAGGGCGACAGTCCCGGAAAATTAAGCCACAATTATATTTTACCCATTTTTCAAGCAGGTGATAGTACAATTTGGGTAGGAACCATGGGAGGTGGTTTAAACCGTGTAAATTATAATAACGATCCGGAAAAAATAACTTTTGAAGCAGTAACTACCGCCGATGGCCTTCCTAATAATGTGATAAAAGGAATTCTTGAAGACGACTATGGTTTTTTGTGGATTTCATCAAATAAAGGTTTAACACGGTTTGACGTAGAAGACCGTTTATTTATTAGTTACGGTATTAACGATGGACTACAGGATTACGAATTTGGAGAACTGGCCTGTTGTAAACTTTCATCAGGAGAAATGCTTTTTGGAGGCGTAAACGGTATTAATGCTTTTTTCCCGAAAGATATTATCAGTGATATGTCTACTCCCGAAGTGGCATTTACCGATTTTCAGGTGCTGAACCAATCGGTAGTGCCTGGCGATATGCTAAATGGAAGGGTAGTGCTTGAAAAAAGCATTAACCATACCGAAGAGGTGCGCTTAAAATATGCCGAAAACAGTTTTGCTATTCATTTTTCGTCCTTGCATTTTTCTGCACCGGCTCAAAATACCTATAAATATATGTTGGAGGGTTTCGATAACGACTGGATTCGTAAAGATGCTTCCGACAGAATTGCGAAGTATACCAACCTTCGTCCGGGCACCTATACCTTTAAGGTACTGGCATCAAACAACGATGGCGTTTGGGCCGATGATCCGAAAATACTTAAAGTTAGGGTTACACCACCATGGTATTTAAGTATTGCAGCCTGGGTGGTTTATGTTATTTTATTTCTAACCTCAATGTGGTTTTTTCAGAAATACTCGCTTATTCGCATCAAACAACGAAACGAACTGTTGATGGAGCACTTCGAAAAGGAAAAAATCCAGGAACTTTCTCAAATGAAATTACGGTTCTTCACCAACATATCGCACGAGTTTCGTACTCCGCTTACCCTGATTATTGGCCCTCTTGAAAAACTCATTAAACAAGGAAAAGAGCTGCCCGAGAAAAAGATAGCCGAAAGTTATGCCATAATGCACCGTAATGCTTCTATTTTGCTCAGGTTGATTAACCAGCTAATCGATTTTAGAAAGTTTGAGCAAGGCAAAATGATTTTACGCGCCTCCAATACCAATGTGGTGGCATTTCTTAAGGATGTATTTCTATCTTTTTCCGAATTGGCCGAAAAGAAAAATATCAACTATGAATTTGCAACACAACGCGAAAAAATAGATTTATGGTTTGATGACGACAAGCTGGAGCGCATAATGTACAACCTGCTTTCAAACGCCTTTAAATTTACCGCACAGGGAGGCAAAATCCAGTTACTGATTGACGAAGACGATAAGTATGTCGTTATCAAGGTGGCCGATAACGGCGCAGGAATTCCGAAAGAAATGCAGAAACATATTTTTGAGCGTTTTTACCAGGCCGACCGCATTAAAAACCGTAAAGTTGGAAGCACAGGTATTGGCCTGTCGTTTATAAAGGGCCTAATAGAAATGCACAAAGGAGAAATAACTTTTGAGAGTGAAGTTGACAAGGGAACAACATTTACGGTAAAACTACCGAAAGGAAATGCCCACCTGGAAACGGAACAGATGCGCGCAGTAAGCCGCGACCAGGATACTGCCAAAAAGGATTTCTCCTTCCTTGAACCGGTACAAATTACTGAAGCAGAAGATACTGAAGAGAAAACGAAAAAAAATAAAGTACTGGTAGTTGAAGATAATTTTGAATTGCGAAGTTTTATAAAAGACAGCCTGAAAGATAAATTTGAAGTACACTGTGCTGAAAACGGTAAGGAAGGTTTGGAAAAAGTACATGAAATAAATCCTGATGTAGTTGTTAGCGATATTATGATGCCGGCAATGAATGGGTTTGAGTTGTGCGAAACCATAAAAACAGATGAAAATATAAGTCATATTCCGGTGGTGCTGTTAACCGCCAAGTCAAACGCCGAGAATCGTGTTAAAGGTTATAATCTTGGGGCCGATGGTTATATCTCGAAACCGTTTAACATCGAGGTACTCGAAGCACGAATACAAAACCTGATAGAATCGCGCGAAAAACTTCGTAAAAAATTGCGGGGAACAATTTCGGTTGAACCATCAGAAGTTACAACCACCTCGATGGATGAGAAATTTCTGAAACGTATTCTCAAAATTATTGAAGAGAATATCCCTAACTCTGATTTCACGGTTGAACAATTGGCCAGCGATTATGGTATGTCGCAAATTGTACTCAATAAAAAACTAAAAGCGTTAACGGGGTTAACGGCCAAAGCATTTATCCGCAATATTAGAATGAAACGTGCGGCACAACTCTTTAAAACCGGAAACTACTCGGTTACCGATGTGACCTACGAAGTTGGTTTTTCCGACCTAAAATACTTCAGAAACTGTTTTAAAGACGAGTTTGGCATGTCGCCTTCAGAATACATTAAAGCTCATAAGCCAGAGGCTGAATAG
- a CDS encoding RagB/SusD family nutrient uptake outer membrane protein encodes MKNKIKVLLSVLAGILILNSCNEDELEQVNPNKVTSESFWATMDDCEQGVNAIYNAFKSKDLMLMLKENERADMGHKPASWADGANAFYKKTFNNAENNIQKKWAALYEGIFRANQAIEGLEKYKSETTNLDEEAWNDLYAQAVFFRGLFHYYLYSSFNEGSIPIRNKVPTTMAEQYVAVSPAEEVFDFFMTDLQYAYTEGLLPDVWNAGHEGRITRGAVAAVIGQAYLYEGEYSQAMVYLKDVIDNYGYALTDDPADNVTTRAEFNSESILEINYSYSLKPEEAVNSPEGLSAKYVDDISPVEAQWGGAMFPSYWLQLAYKEDPMDSTDERNLAPVIDIPTGEVLKAADGTDSMAVRKHNLRATAYISFVDDEAQNYYMARPAFTWNWNFGTKAAFKFLSNCNEFHYDDLPNEETYKSGVNYRVIRLADVYLMYAECLIQGGSNDGGVQEALAYINKVRYRSALQLLGNPGEFAGSTYDGKSYSAQDVMNQLMYVERPLEISIMGHATRHIDLRRWGIYKERFQELADKRYASGSYPPEIWSDVEVDGVMKRKFLFPNANQGERIVNPNGGNPIIRWGCVIYDASYFDNAVGWDLKDYNTNNFLFEYEESAANYIESEHAYWPIPLVEETTNPNIYGSN; translated from the coding sequence ATGAAAAATAAAATAAAAGTTTTATTATCGGTTTTAGCAGGAATACTGATATTAAATTCCTGTAACGAAGATGAACTGGAACAGGTAAACCCTAATAAGGTGACCAGCGAGAGCTTTTGGGCAACCATGGACGATTGCGAACAGGGTGTAAATGCCATTTATAACGCATTTAAGTCGAAAGATTTAATGTTGATGCTAAAAGAAAACGAACGTGCCGATATGGGCCATAAACCAGCAAGTTGGGCCGATGGTGCAAACGCTTTCTACAAAAAGACCTTTAATAATGCCGAAAATAATATTCAAAAAAAATGGGCAGCCCTGTACGAAGGTATTTTCAGGGCTAATCAGGCTATTGAGGGTTTGGAAAAATACAAATCGGAGACCACTAATCTTGATGAGGAAGCATGGAATGATTTATATGCGCAGGCGGTTTTTTTTCGCGGACTTTTTCATTACTATCTGTATTCTTCATTTAACGAAGGAAGTATTCCTATCCGAAATAAAGTGCCTACAACTATGGCCGAACAATATGTTGCTGTTAGTCCGGCAGAAGAGGTATTCGACTTTTTTATGACAGACCTGCAATATGCCTACACCGAAGGTTTATTACCTGATGTATGGAATGCAGGCCATGAAGGCAGAATAACCAGAGGCGCTGTTGCAGCTGTTATCGGGCAGGCGTATTTGTACGAAGGCGAATACAGCCAGGCAATGGTTTATTTAAAAGATGTTATCGATAACTATGGGTATGCCTTAACCGACGATCCGGCTGATAATGTTACTACCCGTGCCGAGTTTAATTCAGAGTCAATTCTTGAAATCAACTACTCGTACAGCCTGAAACCGGAAGAAGCCGTAAATTCACCCGAAGGGCTTTCAGCAAAATATGTTGATGATATTAGCCCGGTTGAAGCACAGTGGGGCGGGGCAATGTTTCCGAGTTATTGGTTGCAACTGGCTTATAAAGAAGATCCTATGGATTCGACAGATGAGCGTAACCTGGCTCCGGTAATTGATATTCCAACAGGCGAAGTGTTAAAAGCGGCCGACGGAACCGATAGTATGGCCGTAAGAAAACATAACCTCAGAGCTACGGCCTACATTTCTTTTGTTGACGATGAGGCACAAAATTACTACATGGCACGTCCTGCTTTTACCTGGAACTGGAATTTTGGAACAAAGGCTGCCTTTAAATTTTTATCAAACTGTAACGAATTTCATTACGATGATCTTCCTAACGAAGAAACTTATAAGTCGGGGGTAAACTACCGCGTCATTCGTTTGGCTGATGTATATCTGATGTATGCCGAGTGTTTGATTCAGGGGGGAAGTAACGATGGAGGAGTGCAGGAAGCGCTGGCTTACATTAATAAAGTAAGGTATCGCTCGGCACTGCAGTTATTAGGTAACCCGGGCGAATTTGCAGGGTCAACTTACGATGGGAAATCCTATTCAGCACAAGATGTGATGAATCAGTTAATGTATGTTGAGCGCCCGTTGGAGATTTCTATTATGGGGCACGCAACACGTCATATCGACCTGCGCCGCTGGGGTATTTACAAAGAGCGTTTTCAGGAACTGGCTGATAAAAGATATGCATCAGGCTCTTATCCTCCTGAAATTTGGTCAGACGTAGAAGTGGATGGTGTAATGAAACGCAAATTTTTGTTCCCCAATGCCAATCAGGGGGAACGTATTGTAAATCCTAACGGTGGTAATCCAATAATCCGCTGGGGATGTGTTATTTACGATGCGTCATATTTTGATAATGCTGTAGGCTGGGATCTTAAAGATTACAACACAAACAATTTCTTGTTCGAGTACGAAGAATCGGCTGCCAACTACATTGAGTCGGAGCATGCCTACTGGCCAATACCTTTGGTAGAAGAAACAACCAACCCTAATATTTACGGTAGTAACTAA
- a CDS encoding TonB-dependent receptor: MKRTVNCFCKKLLVTVLAVLSFWGMAMAQNQTVTGTVTGEDGEPIPGANIVVKGTTNGTISSATGAYSIDAPADGTLQFSFIGYETKEVAIEGKDKIDVELELSSIGIEEVVAIGYGTVKKKELTGAVAQVKADEVTKVSTSDLGTALQGKVAGVSVQASSGAPGEAANIQIRGIATSFEGANNNPLFVVDGIPYDGDPGLSPEEIQTIDILKDAASTAAYGTRGAAGVILITTKQGQAGEMKVSYHGYYGIQNITSGLPLVNFEDYMYIQTLYNVNTNSTKFENDFWHTLVNSPHLMSNNNNIIDVVTVDNAPTQSHTVQVSGGKNNLTTSMVLNYFTQDGTLINSKYERTNGRINLNYKKDKLSVSGGFGFSIDEKKNAPWGILYDAYKFNPYSNLIDPNSLTFTSEGSDNDLTNASYLAIKFAQTDVTDGKAFNANTRINYELLKGLNLTYTLGANYRNTFRDYVVPKFTLYDSEGELRTQATRSQVRNTSGYSSKITSEIGANYTKKIKGHRFKLLGVYTYEKSDYNEHTGIKYDLLSNDVTTLNGATSDPNAYSGDGTYNQDRTTVIMGMLGRLTYDYKGRYLLTASLRRDASSRFGADNRSEYFPGFSAGWNVSDEAFWSGMKKYIGTLKLRASYGKVGNDNFGDYYYSSGITISKDYLFGPEESETLVNGATQTSYANPYVQWETSISSNFGADLYMFDNKVQLTAEYYNTEKEDMLFPLQLPASAGAGTSADSKVPYNVGNMTNKGVELAATYRHSGKLSWSVSGVFTKNNNEVTSMPEGVDIYYYSDGKPVSDGQNSYVVTALAKGYEAGSFFMRPTAGLVNSQEKLEAFQQLMPTAKMGDLIYVDTNNDGELSDDDRVYSGSGMPEWEAGLNFDVAYKGFDFTMQWYASIGNEIINGSKLYSSFNMAHQDMVYQWTPENPTSEIPIFRGRDHINYASYADIWVEDGSFLRLRNVILGYTLPKKLTKKAKLNKVRFYVAAQNPITITEYDGYDPEIGSNGLSRRGLDVGNYPVAAQYRGGIQVDF; this comes from the coding sequence ATGAAAAGAACAGTTAATTGTTTTTGCAAGAAATTGCTGGTAACAGTATTGGCTGTATTGTCGTTTTGGGGCATGGCAATGGCTCAAAACCAGACAGTAACCGGTACAGTTACAGGCGAGGACGGAGAACCTATTCCTGGAGCTAATATTGTAGTAAAAGGAACTACCAACGGAACTATATCTTCCGCAACAGGTGCTTATTCTATTGATGCTCCTGCTGATGGGACTCTTCAATTTTCGTTTATTGGTTACGAAACAAAAGAAGTTGCCATTGAAGGAAAAGACAAAATAGACGTTGAACTTGAACTGAGTTCAATTGGTATTGAGGAGGTTGTTGCTATTGGTTACGGTACAGTAAAGAAAAAAGAACTTACCGGTGCGGTTGCGCAGGTTAAGGCCGATGAGGTTACCAAAGTATCTACTTCTGACCTGGGTACTGCTCTGCAAGGTAAAGTTGCGGGTGTAAGTGTTCAGGCAAGTTCCGGAGCACCTGGTGAGGCTGCCAATATCCAAATTCGTGGTATTGCAACCAGTTTTGAAGGGGCAAACAATAATCCGCTCTTTGTGGTTGACGGAATTCCATACGACGGAGATCCGGGGCTAAGCCCCGAGGAAATTCAGACTATTGACATTTTGAAAGATGCGGCATCAACAGCTGCCTACGGAACAAGGGGTGCAGCCGGTGTAATTTTAATTACTACAAAACAAGGCCAGGCAGGCGAAATGAAAGTGAGCTATCACGGGTATTACGGTATACAAAATATTACCTCTGGTCTTCCTCTGGTAAATTTTGAGGATTACATGTACATTCAAACCTTATACAATGTAAACACAAACAGCACAAAATTTGAAAACGATTTTTGGCATACGCTGGTTAATTCACCCCACTTAATGTCGAATAATAACAATATTATAGATGTTGTTACAGTAGATAATGCTCCTACGCAGAGTCATACTGTTCAGGTATCAGGAGGTAAAAATAATTTAACCACAAGTATGGTTTTAAATTATTTTACCCAGGATGGTACCTTAATAAATTCGAAATACGAAAGAACAAATGGTAGAATCAACCTTAACTACAAAAAAGATAAATTATCGGTTAGTGGTGGTTTTGGTTTTAGTATTGATGAAAAGAAAAATGCGCCGTGGGGAATTTTATATGATGCCTATAAATTTAATCCATACAGCAATTTAATAGACCCTAACAGCTTAACCTTTACAAGTGAGGGTTCTGACAACGATTTAACCAACGCAAGTTACCTGGCTATTAAATTTGCCCAAACCGACGTTACTGATGGTAAAGCCTTTAATGCCAATACCCGTATTAACTACGAGCTGCTTAAAGGACTGAATCTTACCTATACGCTGGGGGCCAACTACAGAAATACCTTCAGAGATTATGTTGTTCCGAAATTCACCCTGTATGATTCAGAAGGCGAATTAAGAACACAGGCAACACGTTCGCAGGTTCGTAATACTTCGGGTTATTCGTCGAAAATAACTTCAGAAATTGGTGCCAACTACACGAAAAAAATTAAAGGCCACAGGTTTAAGCTTCTTGGCGTTTATACCTACGAAAAATCAGACTATAACGAGCATACCGGAATTAAGTACGATTTGCTGAGTAACGATGTAACAACTTTAAATGGTGCCACATCAGACCCCAATGCGTATTCGGGCGATGGTACCTACAACCAGGACCGTACCACTGTTATAATGGGTATGCTAGGACGATTAACCTATGATTACAAAGGACGTTACTTACTTACTGCCAGTTTAAGGCGCGATGCTTCATCAAGATTTGGTGCCGATAACCGCAGTGAATATTTCCCTGGCTTTTCTGCCGGATGGAACGTGTCGGACGAAGCGTTCTGGTCGGGAATGAAAAAATACATTGGTACTTTAAAACTCCGGGCCAGTTACGGTAAGGTGGGTAACGATAACTTTGGAGATTACTATTACTCATCGGGTATTACCATCAGTAAAGACTATTTATTTGGACCCGAAGAAAGTGAAACACTTGTAAATGGTGCCACACAAACGAGTTACGCTAACCCATACGTTCAGTGGGAAACCTCCATCTCATCAAACTTTGGTGCCGACCTGTATATGTTCGACAATAAAGTTCAGTTAACTGCTGAATATTATAATACCGAAAAAGAAGACATGCTTTTCCCATTACAGTTGCCAGCCTCGGCAGGTGCCGGTACCAGTGCCGATTCAAAGGTGCCTTACAATGTTGGTAACATGACTAATAAAGGGGTAGAGCTTGCTGCAACCTACCGTCACTCGGGTAAATTAAGCTGGAGTGTTAGTGGCGTGTTCACAAAAAACAATAACGAGGTTACCAGCATGCCTGAAGGCGTTGATATTTATTATTACTCGGATGGAAAACCGGTTTCTGATGGTCAGAATAGCTACGTGGTTACTGCCCTGGCTAAGGGGTATGAAGCGGGTTCGTTTTTTATGCGACCAACTGCCGGACTTGTTAACTCGCAGGAGAAGCTGGAAGCATTTCAGCAGTTGATGCCTACTGCAAAAATGGGTGACCTTATTTATGTTGATACCAATAACGATGGCGAACTGTCGGATGATGACCGTGTTTATAGCGGTAGCGGAATGCCGGAATGGGAAGCAGGTTTAAACTTTGATGTTGCCTACAAAGGCTTCGACTTTACCATGCAATGGTACGCTTCAATTGGCAACGAAATTATTAATGGTAGTAAACTGTACTCCAGTTTTAATATGGCGCACCAGGATATGGTTTACCAGTGGACACCCGAAAATCCAACTTCTGAAATTCCAATATTCAGAGGACGCGACCATATCAACTACGCATCGTATGCCGATATCTGGGTAGAAGATGGCTCGTTCTTACGTTTACGTAACGTTATATTAGGTTATACCTTACCCAAAAAACTCACCAAAAAAGCAAAGCTAAACAAGGTGCGCTTTTATGTGGCTGCTCAAAACCCGATTACCATTACCGAATACGATGGATACGATCCTGAGATTGGTAGCAATGGTCTTTCCAGAAGAGGTTTAGATGTTGGTAACTATCCTGTTGCAGCGCAATATCGTGGTGGTATTCAGGTAGATTTTTAA
- a CDS encoding alpha-L-fucosidase produces MYKTSIVLVLVAFLFAACQSSAPKKELLQFEPNWESLKEYQTPQWFADAKFGIFIHWGPYSVPAYKSEWYPRFMYQDSMLWHQTDPEKSKPGTHPVFTHHVKTYGHPSEFGYKDFIPLFKAENFDPLQWMELFKRAGARYVIPVAEHHDAFAMYNSKVTPWNSVNMGPKRDIIAELKSAATEAGLHFGVSSHFAFNWDYFNKQERFDTWNPEYEQLYGPKHEPYAPVSKEFIELWWQRTTDIIDNYQPEILWFDFYIDRPEFASYHPKLAAYYYNMGIASGQEVVLQNKNMNYESFPEGTNMLDIERGKLADIRKDVWQTDTSIGKNSWCYTGGWQSKTANSLIDDLADIVSKNGTMLLNIGPKADGTIPQDQADVLTEIGDWLAVNGEAIYETHPWEKFGEGPTIVEKGHHSEGNNKGFTAEDVRFTAKENVLYAIVLDIPDDGTVVLESLANHKTINANTIKSVECLGESFTPEWQMDDKGLTIKTNGELLTKNALTIKISY; encoded by the coding sequence ATGTACAAAACAAGTATAGTGCTGGTTTTGGTAGCTTTCTTATTTGCTGCCTGCCAATCATCAGCACCCAAAAAAGAGCTGCTCCAATTCGAACCCAATTGGGAATCGTTAAAAGAGTACCAAACGCCACAATGGTTTGCCGATGCCAAATTCGGAATATTTATTCATTGGGGGCCCTATTCTGTCCCGGCATATAAATCAGAATGGTATCCGCGTTTTATGTACCAGGACTCAATGTTATGGCACCAAACCGATCCGGAGAAATCAAAACCCGGAACACATCCTGTTTTCACACATCACGTAAAAACATACGGTCATCCTTCCGAGTTTGGATACAAAGACTTTATACCGCTGTTTAAAGCCGAAAACTTCGATCCACTGCAATGGATGGAGCTTTTTAAGCGAGCCGGTGCCCGCTATGTAATTCCGGTGGCCGAACATCATGATGCTTTTGCCATGTATAATTCTAAGGTAACACCTTGGAACTCGGTAAATATGGGGCCTAAACGCGATATTATTGCCGAACTAAAAAGCGCCGCCACTGAGGCCGGATTGCATTTTGGCGTATCATCGCATTTTGCGTTTAACTGGGATTATTTTAATAAACAGGAACGTTTTGATACCTGGAACCCGGAATATGAACAATTGTATGGTCCCAAACACGAACCATATGCCCCCGTTAGCAAAGAGTTTATTGAATTGTGGTGGCAACGTACCACCGATATTATCGATAATTATCAGCCGGAAATTCTTTGGTTCGATTTTTATATCGACCGGCCGGAGTTTGCGTCGTACCATCCAAAGTTGGCGGCCTACTATTACAATATGGGGATTGCAAGCGGACAGGAAGTGGTGCTGCAAAATAAAAATATGAATTACGAGTCGTTTCCGGAAGGAACAAATATGCTTGATATTGAGCGCGGAAAATTGGCCGATATAAGAAAAGATGTGTGGCAAACCGACACTTCAATCGGGAAAAACTCGTGGTGTTATACCGGTGGCTGGCAAAGTAAAACAGCCAATTCGCTAATTGATGATTTGGCCGACATTGTGAGCAAAAACGGTACAATGCTTTTAAATATCGGGCCAAAGGCCGATGGAACTATCCCTCAGGATCAGGCAGATGTTTTAACTGAAATAGGCGATTGGCTGGCAGTGAACGGAGAAGCAATATATGAAACGCATCCGTGGGAGAAGTTTGGCGAAGGCCCAACCATTGTCGAAAAAGGACACCATTCCGAGGGGAATAATAAAGGCTTTACTGCCGAAGATGTTCGGTTTACTGCCAAAGAAAATGTGCTGTATGCCATTGTTTTGGATATACCTGACGATGGTACGGTAGTGCTGGAATCGTTGGCAAACCATAAAACAATTAATGCAAACACCATTAAATCGGTTGAGTGTTTAGGCGAATCGTTTACACCTGAATGGCAAATGGATGACAAGGGATTAACCATTAAAACAAACGGCGAGTTGCTTACGAAAAATGCACTTACAATAAAAATCTCGTATTAG